The DNA segment tatacttatgcaccaaatcttcatttgtttctggttattttggggattttggttgaacaataaactgcatctgagattttattaAATTAGGATTTTTTTTGTCTGTGCCTGTTATGGTAAGCAAAGAATACgatacttgtttttttgttgttgtggatATTCTAAAAatcgataaaaaaaatattggcgaattaatcggttatcggcctttcccaccacctcagttatcagtcgacctctataaCGCACGACTAATTTTTCAAGTCTTCTgcagtcatatgatagctttgtatgaggaacagacttaAATGTAAGCCATTATTCACAGTTTAATCACCATGAATCAGATTTAATGactgattttcagtgaataacaacttaaattttggtctacTTCTCACATAATAGACAACAGTCACATGGCCTAATTTTAGGACACCTTTAGTTGCTTCATTGTCCGTTTTGGTATATCttgatatactgtaaatcaccattcactttcattacatggaaaagagcagcgtgaacattctgccaaacatctttgtgtttcatgtcagaaagaaagtcacacggtCAGACgcttttcatttttggctaaactaaccctttaatgtcaATAAACAACCAAAATACTCACCCTCCGCCTCCCATCTGTAGTGAGTCGAGGAATCCTCTGACAAAGTAGGAATTTTCTCCACTCCAGCAGAATTTCTGCATGAACACAAACCGTTTAAGAACCTGCAACATTATAGTCTGACAGCAAGCAGCTGTCGAGTTATTTCACAAAACATAGAGGAGCAAGAAGTGAAGCAGCATTTACCTGAAAGTCTGGACTGAAGCTGTACAGGAACGTTTCTCCAGTGCCGTAACAGTATCTGCTCACTTTGAAAGGGTCGGAAGAGAATGCCCCAAAAACCTGAAGATGATTAAACAAGATTATTTTAGCATGTAGCACATGTCCATGTCCCCCCAAAAATCAACCGTTAGAAAGAAAGTCCTTCAACATAGCTTAAAGTTCAAATGAATTAAAAGTGCATGAAAGTAACTGATGGTTTAACTGATGTTGGATCTAAGATCGGAGTGATGCATGTGCATCAATGATAAATTTATTACCATACCTGGTTGTCCGTGTCCTTGATGACCATAAGAACAGGCCTGTCTATTTCTGCCATGTGTCTGTAGAGCGTGTTCAAACTGGTGCCGTGCTCCGCCGTGCTATACAATAATTTCCATGGATACCCTTGAGTCCGCGCTGGAATATGATTCATAAGCTGTAAAGATCAAGatatacacatatactgtaaatacaccgaaataattacatttatgcttGTGCATTGGATCAGTCCATGCACTGCATGGGAGTCAAAACTTAAGAACCTGAACAGTTAAAAAGCACAGCACTTACCTGTTGAAGATGGTGCACCTGCAAAATCTGACTGTTGTCTTTTAAAACTGGCAGCAGATCCTCATATTCAGAGTCTGTGGAGCTACAGAGACTATGTCGACGCTTGTCTGGTTTAACAGTGACTATCTGAAGGCACACAGACAAGGAAATCATTGTTAATATCTCAATGAACAGATAATCCACAGCTTTGAAAATTACACAGTAAAAAGTGGCAACATGTTTTCTTATTTCCAATCTATCTTTAAGAaggacttttgttggtgtaacttaatgCATTCTGGTTATTTCAGTTAGACCGTATTAAATAGTATCTAACTTTTCTCTTGTATCAGACCAGCACTTTTGGCTTCAGAATAAAAAGCATTTTGTTTCATGCATTAATAGGATGCAGTGATTTTCCATCACTATTCTGCATGCACATTGCTCCTTGTGTTGTAAAAGTCTCACAAATGAATTCCTCAAAGACAAGCTCACCTCTACAAAAGGCTCTTCAGAAGTTCTGGCAAAGTATAAAACCTTCATGCTCTCTGGTATTGGCCTCATGTCTACTGAGGGTCTTTCTGATGTCTAAGAGTTGCCTTAAAAGTGTCTTGATTCTGTCTGAGTTCTCAGCAGCTCTCTGTCTGCATATATTGTGTTTCTTGCCCTCTCATTGGtccgtttattttttttttctcttttcccgTCAGTTGGACCCTACCAACTTTACTTTCACTTCCAGCGAAACACAATATTAAAGAGGAAGTCTTGCCTTATATGGTCTGTCAGGAGAGTTTACAGTTACGAGTCACTCGCAGCCTCGTGGCACATGAGAATTTGGTACTTCTTTGGGAAGTATTTGGGATTGGGAAGTAAGTTTTGGGATTACTGTGTTCCTGCAGAGTTATTCAAATGTGCACTAACTTCGACCCGTttgaaagacaatgcacaaataaGATCTCTTTTATAGCTCAGTTTTTTCCTACTGGACATGAATTGAGACCTATGCTAAAGCCTTCTGCTTCTGAGATGTTTCTCCtgaaaaagactccagtaatcttACATGCATCTGCAGTAGAGTTCTGAGTTGTGATGAGAAGAGGTCtcagcaatgtctcaaactgtgctcagattggcAGAGATCCTAATATGAATGCAAACATTTCTTATTAAATTCTTCCAAgtccaaatgatctgagctatgctatccacattactTTTACAGCTCTGTATTCTTACTGTATGACAACATTTCACTTATTTGACACATTTGACACATCAGAATGGGAAGGCATGTGATTTTTCGAACCAACTACTGTAATATCTGTACTGTCAACGTTTATTTTGAGGAAATTGGTGGTCATTCAGTTCTTTACATCATAAAAGCTGGCAGTTAAAGAACAGAGGGGCAAGGTGGAAGTGGGTTTGAAGCTATCATAAATTTGTGTGTCCTGAGCTCACTCAAAAGTAGTGAagcaaaaaattttgtttttggtatCTGTAATGTTGTTTTGAAAAACTGCCCAAACTACAACTCAAACAGTGAAAGGTCCTAATAAAAAAGATAAACTAAGCTCATAACTGTTTTTGCAACAAATATCTGATTGTGAAAGCTGCACTAAATGTGTTATGTcagattctttctttttttaaatgtatttattttttttttctcccttttttcttcccaatttggaatgcccaattcccactacttagtaggtcctcatggtggcgtagtgactcacctcaatccgggtggcggaggacgaatctcagttgcctctgcttctgagaccgtcaatccgtgcatcttatcacgtgactcgttgtgcatgacaccgtggagactcacagcatgtggaggctcatgctactctccacgatccacgcacaacttgccacacgccccattgagagcgagaaccactaatcgcgaccacgaggaggttaccccatgtgactctaccctccctagcaaccgggccaatttggttgcttaggagacctggctggagtcattcagcacgccctggattcgaaccaaattggcccggttgctagggagggtacagtcacatggggtaacctcctcgtggtcgctataatgtggttctcgctctcaatggggcatgtggtaagttgtgcgtggatcgtggagagtagcatgagcctccacatgctgtgagtctccgcggtgtcatgcacaacgagtcacgtgataagatgcgcggattgacggtctcagaagcggaggcaactgagacttgtcctccaccacccggattgaggcgagtaaccgcaccaccacgaggatctactaagtagtgggaattgggcattccaaattggggagaaaaaaaaatggtatgtgcttctgttgaagtcatctgtccacgttatttcaactttataaaaaaaaaaaaaaatcatgtttaacagatcaattcctggtaaagaactacactacccataatcctaaagagagatccaccaatcagagaatcaaatCAAGAGCTCCGCCTACTCcagtgatgcactgtgaatgacggaATCGAGTCACTCTCCCTACACTCACAAACTAGTTACATATTTGCAATTTACTTCAActatattgattctatacttataatcaactactttaaatcaatagtttgataGACTTCTTACACTTACCTGCCATTTCTTGGAGGCGGGATTCTTGAGTAAACTGCCAATCACAGTCAGATTATCCTGGTGAACCTTCACTAAGTTCTGTTTTCTGCTGTGTTTACTGTAGATGCTCTCTGGAGACCACTGAACGAAGAACATGTACAAATGATCGACTCTAAAATAAACAGAAGCATGCTCGGTGTAATGCTCTGCAATACGTAATCAAATGAATATGAGCTTAAAATTGAGAACTGAACATACTTTCATCTGCAGGATAATGCATGTATTTGCATGCTTTTATGTAAAGTTTTATGAAGCGAGTATAATCATGGGCAGCGCTAGGGGTGGGCAACGGGGGcttaagccctgaatgttttattttatcatcTTGTGGAGATGTCAAAAGCACCAGAACTTTGGTACCAAGTTGACTgtaaaacttaaatatattttaacatgaaGTAATATGTGTAAGTAATGATAAAGGACTTTCAACAGCACTCATTGTGCGCATGCAAAATCTCACGATTGTGGCTGTGTGGGAAACGTCAAAATGCCTGTCTAGAGATTTTGGAAATTTAGTTGACTTTTGGATTCAGATGCGATAAGTACCACATACTTAGGTACATAtcctgaaaacaaagagtaatatatacagatgtgctAGAGGAATTTGCACCTAGGGCATTTGctatttttgcaaaactcttttaatTAAGAAACGATGCAATGAACTTTGCAAGCTTTGTTTCATCATAAAAACAATTTTTCATCATAAGcacctattttagcctatttacacCCAGCTTACTTCTAAACAAACTTAAAACACCAGATGAGTTAATGAATGTGCACTGAATGAACAGACAACTGAAAGggacaataaaaacattttaacgtCTAATATTGTTAAAAGCATGcaacttctgatctttgagcaTATCCGAGGcagagacaaaagttagtgggacctCTTAGTTTTAGttccaaaaatataaaaagacaggctttttataaatgtattattttccaAAATGGCGCAATATGTATACAAAGATGTCTGCGCAAAGTCTAGAATATCCAATGACTCTAGAACCAACCCTGAGAAATGTAACACTGTCAGACTGTATATTGCGCAATTGAATTCCAGGAAATTCTTGGAATGTTGGAAACTTGAACTCTCGTGAGCGCTGCTGCACCCCAGCAAATCTGTTTTTAATATTCAAGCCAGAGACTCTCCCTTAAATTGCGCAGAAATGAAACCATCAAACAGCCATAAACGTTTCAGAGCGCACAGGAAACAGACAGTTGTTGGATCTCTCTGGTTAAACTAAATGTGGATTTGCACACATCATTCATTTTACTGCACAATGTAAAAGAGCTCTTGTATTGGCAGAAAGCCCAAGCAAACATGCTACTGCCCCTAACTAGTGTGCATCTTACCCTCCCTGTATAAAACACCAGCATTACTGGTCACCACCATAAAGTACGTTGTGTTTTGTGCTtccttatatattttttcttcactTCTAGTGATTCTGCTAAACTAGCACTAAACCTGCACTAActagcataaaccagcttggacctgCATGGAAATTCATGTCTTAAGTTGTGCAGatagaatatattttaaaaggatAAAAGAAATTCATTTGAAGATCTTCCTTCAAAGACAAAAATTCAGATTTGAAGAACTGGCttcctttcaattcatgagtttcAATCAGAGTTGAATTGGCCTCACCTCACACGGATGTTGAATCAGAATTTGAATTAGACTGACAAGGGAAATGTACTGCATTGAAATTCAAAGAAATGTTTagtaacaaaacataaatataagCATAATTCATTTAGCCTATATTATGCATATTTTATCCATAATATGTAGAGTgcaatttttcttattttctaaaCTGAGTTTAATACTGTCAAAACTTTCATAATATgaaagttaatttattaaataaaattatatttctataattggcattgcaaactttgattattaatatcatctaatgtttctggaaatagtCCAGGTTTTAATGGGTAAAAAttaaagtatttaattattaaaacttACTTAATgattaatttcattattattatagttattaaaatgtattgattcAATAATTACaacatttatgttattaaagctctacttaaacatttgaaaaatatttttaatatttaagcattcagtttcataacaaaattccataaaaattTAATGaggtaatctttaacaaaaaataaatatatatttaaataaataaatcttaaggtttattaatttaatttagtttaaaattacacaattaaatttgatggaatgttgttatgaaatttaaataagaaaaaaatgataaaatattttatgacatttttttaaattatattcccttaaattaatatttgaattaaaatTCTGCGTCCTGTTTGGATTTGGAATTTAAAAGTCAACTCAATTCAATTCTGTGGTCTGTTGAGTAAGATTAAAGTAACTTACTCTCCTACGCTGTATACGACACCCATGTTGATTATAAGAGCGGAGGATGCTGACGGCTTTTATCTAGGAGTGTGCCATAGCGCTGGAGACTGAAATCCACACAGACTCACTCACCACCGCTCTGTTTTATACCCACATCTTAGCTGAGATAAGCTTCTTTCACCAAAACCTTTCCAAAAGTCCTTCAAGGCCAGCCATCATTTCACAACTGGGTTAGGAAGACCACTGAGTGACATATTAACTTCATATGTGTCTTCTGTGCTGCTGACTGGAGTTCAATAAGTTACCATGTCACTTCAGGTCTGGAAATCTGCTGCAGAAGAGATAAAGTCTCCGAACATCAGCGCTTTCATACCTCAACGTGATTAAAAGCAGCATGAAATCAAacttgaccctatttacttacaGACTGCTGGTCTTGAAAAATTCACATGTAATTCGGAagataaaaatgtttgtcttcataatcttttagTCAAAAcgaataacttgctccgcctctgaaacaaatcaccaagccctcttacttTTCAAACAATCAATCACCTGTCAAATAGAGACACTTTACACCAGCCAATCAactcctgatggataaaatcaaatccCATCCATtttcctgtttcactctgaaatgtattggattatggaagtaaaatgggtcgtgaacagcatttcatgttgacttttatgtGATTGTGCAATATCCCATCTGAGCTGATATATAAAGtagtgtttaatgtgtttttcccATCTAGGAtcaaatttgttattttattttttattttttattttttatttttttaatatccccttttctccccgatgttggaatgcccaattcccactactcagttgcctccgcttctgagaccgtcaatccgcgcatcttatcacgtgactcattgtgcatgacaccgcagagactcacagcatgtggaggctcatgctactctccgcggcatccacccacaactcaccacacgccccactgctagggagggtagagtcacatggggtaacctcctcatggtcgctataatgtggttctcgctctcggtggggcgcatggtgagttgtgcgtggatgccacggagaatagcgtgaagcctccacatgcgctatgtctctgcggtaacgtgctcaacaagccatgtgatgagatgcgcggattgacggtctcagacgcggaggcaactgagattcatcctccgccacccggattgaggtgagtcactacgccactacgaggacttagagtgcattgggaattgggcattccaaattggggagaaaaagggagaaaatgtaaaattgaatggactcaaatttaggtcatacacatcttaaataatgaagattataactgattctaggtcagccattaaataaacttatttctccacagaaatgcatacacTATATTCCTGTACTTCAGTtacacaaggagaactgagatagtgtgaacagggtccaacttgaccctAATGGTGTCATAACAACagaaataatactacaaaaatactactattattatttgtccaaggaaacataataataataataataataataataataatacattttatttataagcgCCTTTCAAGAccctcaaggacactttacatacATAATCAAGTTTACAATAAGAACATAAAAGATACAAAtctaaaatcacaaataaaaatatgcataatcataaaaatgaatacattcataaataaaggTTATTTGTAGTTAGCCAATTTAAAAAGGTGGGTTTTGAGGAGAGACCTGAAAGTGGAAAGACAATCACAATTACGGATCCAGAGTCGTGGAGCAGCATTAATAAAGGATCTGGACCCCATAGAAGTCAGACGAACCGAAGGtatcacaagagagagagaggagcaggATCTAAGAGTACGGGTAGGAGAATATATATGAAGAAGATCGAGAAGATAGGAAGGTGCTATGCTATGAAGAGCCTTAAAAGTCAGTAATAGAATCTTGTATTcgatacgaaatttaacaggaagccagtgaaGTTGTTGAAGAATAGGAGTTATATGGACAGAGTTAG comes from the Myxocyprinus asiaticus isolate MX2 ecotype Aquarium Trade chromosome 15, UBuf_Myxa_2, whole genome shotgun sequence genome and includes:
- the LOC127453219 gene encoding nuclear receptor coactivator 7-like — translated: MRPIPESMKVLYFARTSEEPFVEIVTVKPDKRRHSLCSSTDSEYEDLLPVLKDNSQILQVHHLQQLMNHIPARTQGYPWKLLYSTAEHGTSLNTLYRHMAEIDRPVLMVIKDTDNQVFGAFSSDPFKVSRYCYGTGETFLYSFSPDFQKFCWSGENSYFVRGFLDSLQMGGGGGYFGLWLDANLYHGSSYSCNTFYNQPLSLHHDFTIQDLEVWTFI